The DNA window GCGCCTGCACTTCGAGGGAAGCCTCGACCGGAAGCTCGCCGAGGAGGCCCGGGCGTTCGGGATGGAGGATCCGGAGCAGCTTCTTGCGGCGATCGGGCGGGGGGACCTGAACGCCAAGCAGGTCGCGGTTCGCCTCGCGGGGCAGGGGGCGCCGCCGCCGGAGCTCGAGAAACTCTCGCTTGAGCGGATCATCGATCTCGCGCGCCGTAGCGAAAGAGGGGTTCACATCCAAGGGGTCGACAGGCTGCTCGTCCGCTTCGCGAAGTGCTGCCAGCCGCTCCCGGGCGATCCGATCGTCGGCGTGGTGACGAGGGGGCGAGGCGTTTCCGTTCATCGCGCCGATTGCGCGAATGCGTCTCCCGGGAGGAACGAACCGGAGCGGATCGTCGTCGTGCAGTGGGACGTCGAGGAGGGGAAATCGTTCCCCGTGAAGGTCGTCGTCCGCGCGGCCGACCGCCAGGGACTTCTCGCCGACCTCGCCCGTTCGATCGGAAAGACGGGGACGAACATCAGGAGCGCCGACCTCGTGACCGAGGAGGACTGGGCGGAGGGGGTGTTTCTGCTCGAGGTCACGAGCCTGCAGCATCTGAACCGCGTGCTTAAGGCGATGCGCGGCGTACGCGGGGTGAGGCACGTCGAGCGGCGCGACCTTCTGTGACCCAACCGAGAGCCGAAGAAGAGAAACGCACGAGAGGATCGTCGTCTTTGACGGAACGCGGGGAAGAGGCAGGCGCGGGCGCGCTCCGGATCGAACGGGGATGGACGGTCGCGCGCTTCCCAATCCTCGATCGGGCCGATCGGGTCTTTCATCTGTTCATCGGTAAAACAATTGAAGGGAAGGCGGACGGAGCGGCGGAACTCGACGCGCTCTTCCCGCCGCCGCTCGCGCGTCGGCGAGCCGTGCGGCTCCGGCAGGTGCACGGGGCGCGGGTCGTCGATGCGAGGAGCTTGGCGGCCCGGGGCGAGGCGGGCGCGGTGGAGGCGGACGCGTCGCTCACCGACGTCCCGGGTCTTCTTCTTCGCGTGCGGACCGCCGATTGTCTTCCCGTCTATCTGGTGGATCCGGAGGGCCCGGTGGTCGCGCTCGCGCATGCCGGCTGGCGCGGCCTCGTTGCGGGCGTGATCGAGGAAACAGTGGCGCGGATGCGGGCGGGGGGAAGCGCGCCGACGCGCCTCCTCGCGGCGATCGGCCCATCGATCGGCCCGTGCTGCTACGAGGTTGGGGAGGAGGTCGCGGAGAAGCTCGGGATCGGAGCGCGCCCGAGGCCCGGAGGACGCGGGCGCCCGCATGTCGATCTCTTCGAGGCGGCCGGGGCGCGGCTTCTCGCGGCCGGTCTCCTCGAGGAGAGGATCGGACCCCGGCCGGCCTGCACCGCGTGCGCGGCGGATCGTTTGCACAGCTATCGCCGAGAGAAGGAGAGGGTGGGGCGGAACGAAGCGTGGCTCGCGATCCTGCCTCAAGCGAAACTCGGGAGCGGCCGATAGAGAGACGTGGGGCTGTCCGCCGGTGCGGGCGCCCGCGGCGAAGGAGAAGGCGGCATGAGGATCGGTTCGGAAAAGAGGGCGGGGATCTTGGTGGTGCGCCTTTCGGGCGCTCTCGATGCCGACGCGGTGGAGGACCTCAACGCCTTCTTCCGCCGCGGGGACGGAGCGGGAGAGAGCCGCGTCGTTCTCGATCTCTCGGAGCTCGAGTTCGTGGACAGCTCCGGGCTCGGGGTTTTCGTCCGCATCATGAAAGAAGCGCGCGCGCGCGGCGGGGATGTCCGTCTCGCGGGCGCGGCGAACGAGGTGAGGAAGGTTCTGGAGCTCACCCGTCTCAATCGAGTCTTCGATTGCGCGGAGGACGCCGATCGAGCGGTCCGGAGCTTCGCCGGGAGCGGGGAGCCTCTCTAAGCTGGATGATGCACGCGTTTCCTGCTGCGGCCGCGGATCGCGGCCTCCGGGGGACGAGCGATGACGCGCGGTCCGATTCTCGTGGTCGACGACGAACCCTTCATTCTTCAATCGCTCGTCTATCTCCTCGAGCGGGAGGGGTTCGAGGTCGTCACCGCGATCGACGGAGAGGAGGCGCTCGAACGCGCCCGCGCGTGCCGCCCGGAGCTCGTCTTTCTCGACATCATGCTCCCGAAGCGGGACGGCTACGACGTCTGCCGGACGATCAAGTCGGATCCCGCGCTCCGCTCCTCGCGTGTCGTGATGCTCACCGCCAAGGGACGCGAGACGGACCGGGCGCGCGGGTTCGCCGCCGGCGCCGACGACTACATGACGAAGCCGTACTCCCCTTCGCGCATCCTCGAGATGACCCGCGCGTTCCTCGGCGTCTCGCCGGCAAATCAGTAGAAACCCGCCTTCCCGGAAAGAACGCGCCCGCAGGAAGGGGCAGCTCCTCGGCATTTCCTTTTGACTCCCCCTTCGCCTCTTCGTAAGCTCGCGGAGAATCTCCTGCCGGGGCGCTCGACTCCTCTTCAGGCGGCGGACGATCGATCGGGACGCGAGGGGCGGTCGCCGGCTTCGGAAGAGAGGGAGCGCGATGCGCGTGGTGCTTCAACGGGTGAGCGAGGCGTCGGTGGTCGTGGACGGCGAGACGGTCGGCGCGATCGGGCCGGGGATTCTCCTTCTCGCCGCGATCGGGACGGACGACACCGAGGAGCGGGTCGCGAAGATGGCGGAGAAGTGCGCGAACCTCCGGGTCTTCCCGGGGGAGAAGGGTCACTTCGAGATCTCGGCGCTCGAACGCCCCGGCGAGGTGCTCGCGGTTTCCCAGTTCACCCTCTACGGCGATTGTCGCAAGGGCCGGCGGCCGAGCCTCTCGCACGCGGCGCCGCCGGGGAAAGCGGAGCCGCTCTTCGACCGGTTCCAGCGAGAGCTCCAGCGGCTCGGCCTTCGCGTCGCGACGGGCCGCTTCGGCGCCCTGATGCGGGTCCGCCTCGTGAACGACGGCCCGGTGACCTTTCTTCTCGATACGTAAAGGACACGGCGTGGGACGGCTCTCTCCGGCAATCTGGCCCGACACGGGCGGCCCGATCGTGCTCGCCTCGACGTCGCCGAGGCGGGCGGACCTTCTCCGGGCGCTCGGGGTTCCTTTCCGCATCGTCCCGCCGAGCGACGGAGCGGAAGGGGAAAGCGGGGGGAGCGCCGCGGAGATCACGCTCCGGCACGCGGAGGCGAAGGCGCGTTCGGTTCTTCCGCACGCGTCCGGCGCCGTGATTCTCGGGGCGGACACGCTCGTCGCGCGCGCCGGGAGAGTCCTCGGGAAGCCGCGCGATGCCCAGGAGGCGGCGGAGATGCTCCGCTTCCTCTCGGCGGCGGCGCACGAGGTCGCGACCGCGGTTTTCGCCCTCGATGCAAGAAGCGGGCGCGCGGCGTTCGGAATCGAGAGGAGCCGCGTCTTCTTTCGCGATCTCGCGCCGGAGGAGATCGCGGCGTATGTCGCGAGCCGGGAGCCGCTCGACAAGGCGGGCGCATACGGCGTGCAGGGGATCGGCGGGCTTTTCGTTTCACGGATCGAAGGATGCTACTTCAACGTGGTCGGCCTGCCCCTCGTCCGAACGCGAGCGGTTCTCAGGGAGCTGGTTGCGGAGGGTGAGTAGACGATGGAAGTCCGAACCTCGTGGATCGAGCGGGCGACCTCGGGGCGGGACGACGTCCTCGACATCACGGACGAGGTCGCGCGCGCCGTCGCCGCGAGCGGGCTCCGCGCCGGGAGCGCGATCGTGTTCGTTCCCGGATCGACGGGAGCCGTCACGACGATCGAGTGCGAACCGGGGGTCGTTCAGGATCTTCGCGATGCGCTCGAGCGCGCCGTTCCGCGCGCAATCCCTTACGCCCACGACGCCGCCTGGGGGGACGGGAACGGATACTCGCACGTGCGGGCCGCTTGGATCGGGCCAAGCCTCGCGGTCCCCTTCGAAGACGGGAAACTCCTTCTCGGCACCTGGCAGCAGATCGTCTTCTGCGACCACGACAACCGCCCGCGAAGGCGGCGCCTGATCGTTCAGGTGATGGGGGTTCGTGGATGAAGCTTCCCGGGACGGTCGCATGGACCGAAGAGGGGATCCGCATCCTCGATCAGACGCTCCTCCCGAGGGAGGTCTCGTTTCGGGTTCTCCGGACGACGGGGGAGGTGGAGGAGGCGATCCGCGCGCTTCGCGTGCGGGGGGCGCCGGCGCTCGGGGTCGCGGCCGCCTATGGGCTTGCGCTCGCGCTACGAAACGAGAACCCGGCCGACCGCGCGGCGTTCCTCGATGCGCTTTCGCGCGCGGGGGCGCGCCTGGAGAAGACCCGCCCGACCGCTGTGAACATCGCGTGGGCCCTCGCGCGCTGCGAGGAGCGGGTGCGAGAAGAGAGGATGTCGCGCGTCGAGGATCTTCAGACAGTTCTCCTCGCCGAGGCGCATCGGATCGCCGAGGAGGACCGGCTCCTCTGCGAGCGGATCGGGAAGGCGGGGGAGCCGCTGGTTCCGGATGGGGGAGGGGTGCTCACGCACTGCAACGCGGGGGCGCTCGCGACCGCGGGGATCGGGACCGCGCTCGCGCCCCTCTACCGCGCGTGGGAAAAGGGGAAGCGGTTCGAGGTCTTCGCCGACGAAACCCGGCCTCTTCTGCAGGGGGCGCGGCTCACCGCGTGGGAGCTTCGTGAGGCGGGGATCCCGGTGACCGTCGTCTGCGACGGAGCGGCGGCTGGGCTCCTCGCGTCGGGGCGGATCGGGCTCGTCCTCGTCGGCGCCGACCGGATCGCGGCGAACGGGGACACAGCGAACAAGGTGGGGACGTATGCGGTCGCCCTCGCGGCGTCGGAGCACGGCGTTCCCTTCTTCGTGGCCGCCCCCTTCTCGACCTTCGATCCTACCCTCCCGGATGGCCGTTCGATCCCGATCGAGCTCCGCCCCGAGGAGGAGGTGATCGGGGAGAACGCTCCGCCCGGGGCCCGC is part of the Candidatus Eisenbacteria bacterium genome and encodes:
- the mtnA gene encoding S-methyl-5-thioribose-1-phosphate isomerase encodes the protein MKLPGTVAWTEEGIRILDQTLLPREVSFRVLRTTGEVEEAIRALRVRGAPALGVAAAYGLALALRNENPADRAAFLDALSRAGARLEKTRPTAVNIAWALARCEERVREERMSRVEDLQTVLLAEAHRIAEEDRLLCERIGKAGEPLVPDGGGVLTHCNAGALATAGIGTALAPLYRAWEKGKRFEVFADETRPLLQGARLTAWELREAGIPVTVVCDGAAAGLLASGRIGLVLVGADRIAANGDTANKVGTYAVALAASEHGVPFFVAAPFSTFDPTLPDGRSIPIELRPEEEVIGENAPPGARGWNPAFDVTPARFIRGFVTDRGIVRPPFESRPGGRKRIG
- the pgeF gene encoding peptidoglycan editing factor PgeF — protein: MTERGEEAGAGALRIERGWTVARFPILDRADRVFHLFIGKTIEGKADGAAELDALFPPPLARRRAVRLRQVHGARVVDARSLAARGEAGAVEADASLTDVPGLLLRVRTADCLPVYLVDPEGPVVALAHAGWRGLVAGVIEETVARMRAGGSAPTRLLAAIGPSIGPCCYEVGEEVAEKLGIGARPRPGGRGRPHVDLFEAAGARLLAAGLLEERIGPRPACTACAADRLHSYRREKERVGRNEAWLAILPQAKLGSGR
- a CDS encoding response regulator, with protein sequence MTRGPILVVDDEPFILQSLVYLLEREGFEVVTAIDGEEALERARACRPELVFLDIMLPKRDGYDVCRTIKSDPALRSSRVVMLTAKGRETDRARGFAAGADDYMTKPYSPSRILEMTRAFLGVSPANQ
- a CDS encoding STAS domain-containing protein, producing MRIGSEKRAGILVVRLSGALDADAVEDLNAFFRRGDGAGESRVVLDLSELEFVDSSGLGVFVRIMKEARARGGDVRLAGAANEVRKVLELTRLNRVFDCAEDADRAVRSFAGSGEPL
- a CDS encoding YjbQ family protein; this translates as MEVRTSWIERATSGRDDVLDITDEVARAVAASGLRAGSAIVFVPGSTGAVTTIECEPGVVQDLRDALERAVPRAIPYAHDAAWGDGNGYSHVRAAWIGPSLAVPFEDGKLLLGTWQQIVFCDHDNRPRRRRLIVQVMGVRG
- the maf gene encoding septum formation protein Maf, translated to MWPDTGGPIVLASTSPRRADLLRALGVPFRIVPPSDGAEGESGGSAAEITLRHAEAKARSVLPHASGAVILGADTLVARAGRVLGKPRDAQEAAEMLRFLSAAAHEVATAVFALDARSGRAAFGIERSRVFFRDLAPEEIAAYVASREPLDKAGAYGVQGIGGLFVSRIEGCYFNVVGLPLVRTRAVLRELVAEGE
- a CDS encoding D-tyrosyl-tRNA(Tyr) deacylase, with the protein product MRVVLQRVSEASVVVDGETVGAIGPGILLLAAIGTDDTEERVAKMAEKCANLRVFPGEKGHFEISALERPGEVLAVSQFTLYGDCRKGRRPSLSHAAPPGKAEPLFDRFQRELQRLGLRVATGRFGALMRVRLVNDGPVTFLLDT